The following coding sequences are from one Shewanella violacea DSS12 window:
- a CDS encoding glycoside hydrolase family 6 protein produces MRSGLIKGVTLTSMLLATLQANAAVKCDYSIENEWETGFVGAIQLKNTGETLIDGWQVSWQYLDGSTVSSAWNSTFSGNSPYLASNLVWNNLIQPGETITFGIQGEKGIPNKAASTPKISGEICTREANNSAPMTSFTIIESGLDISFDASATRDADGDELTYSWDFGDETLGEGVNTEHSFSSLGSYIVTLTVSDGLVIDEHSIELNIKSLVPNQAPLASFNTIHDGLALSFNASNSSDPEGDALSYLWSFGDGTSQSGINTYHQYAAHGLYTVTLNVSDGSSNTQIRTELLVTYDGATGQHVANPFLGTTSYINPDYAKFVDASMALESAPHLQAKMAQVKQQATAVWLDRIDAIYGGEINSGRLSLEQHFDNALAQKRVGVPITVSIVVYNLPDRDCAALASNGTLNAAEGGLEIYKHDYIDTIANIAAAPRFEDLRIIAVIEPDSLPNLVTNTRVLKCGIVNSNGTYVEGVQYALSRFSRLDNVYSYLDIAHSGWLGWDTNMRGAIDLYTSVVAGVADGDMSVLDGFISNVANYTPAEEIFLPDPEFDFDGDFMGIKSSSYYEWNPVFDEKDFAQSLHAEFVAKGFPTSLAMLIDTSRNGWGASDRPTSPNEDASNEDQYVMDSKLDRRAHRGNWCNSSGAGIGARPETLPFGSTSVIQAYVWIKPPGESDGTSDASQTTPDEEGKSFDPMCSPEFTTSGGVLTGAMNGAPSAGAWFHEQFKMLVENAHPEL; encoded by the coding sequence ATGAGATCTGGCTTAATAAAGGGAGTGACGCTCACAAGCATGTTACTGGCTACGCTCCAAGCTAATGCAGCTGTTAAGTGTGATTATTCTATTGAAAATGAGTGGGAAACAGGTTTTGTTGGTGCAATACAGCTTAAAAACACCGGCGAAACTCTCATTGATGGCTGGCAAGTAAGCTGGCAATACCTAGATGGCTCCACAGTTTCATCAGCATGGAACTCAACCTTTTCCGGTAATAGCCCCTATTTGGCCAGTAACCTAGTGTGGAATAATCTAATCCAACCCGGAGAGACGATTACATTTGGCATTCAAGGTGAGAAAGGCATCCCCAACAAAGCTGCTTCAACGCCCAAAATATCTGGAGAAATTTGCACTAGAGAAGCTAATAACAGCGCGCCAATGACTAGTTTCACTATTATAGAATCGGGTTTGGATATCAGCTTCGATGCCTCTGCGACCCGTGATGCCGATGGTGACGAATTGACCTACAGCTGGGATTTTGGGGATGAAACCTTAGGTGAAGGTGTTAACACAGAGCATTCATTCTCAAGCCTTGGTAGTTACATCGTCACCTTAACTGTCAGTGATGGACTCGTCATTGACGAACATAGCATTGAATTAAATATTAAAAGCCTAGTGCCTAACCAAGCTCCTCTTGCTAGTTTCAACACCATTCATGACGGATTAGCCCTCTCCTTTAATGCCAGTAACTCAAGTGATCCAGAAGGTGATGCACTCAGTTATTTATGGTCCTTTGGTGATGGCACATCTCAATCGGGTATTAATACTTACCACCAATATGCAGCTCATGGTCTTTATACCGTAACCTTGAATGTTTCCGATGGTAGCAGCAATACCCAAATCAGAACTGAACTTCTAGTGACCTATGATGGCGCCACAGGTCAACACGTTGCCAACCCCTTCCTCGGAACCACCAGCTACATAAACCCTGATTATGCCAAGTTTGTCGATGCATCTATGGCATTAGAGTCCGCTCCTCATTTACAAGCCAAGATGGCTCAAGTTAAACAACAAGCGACTGCAGTTTGGTTAGACAGAATTGATGCTATCTATGGCGGAGAGATCAACAGTGGGCGTCTAAGTTTAGAGCAGCATTTCGACAATGCTTTGGCTCAGAAACGTGTCGGCGTACCTATTACAGTCTCAATTGTTGTTTATAACTTACCTGACAGAGATTGCGCCGCCCTAGCCTCAAATGGCACCTTAAACGCGGCCGAAGGCGGGCTTGAAATTTATAAACACGACTATATTGACACTATCGCTAATATCGCCGCCGCTCCCCGCTTCGAAGACCTACGTATCATCGCAGTGATTGAGCCTGATTCACTGCCCAACCTAGTGACTAATACCCGAGTGTTGAAATGTGGAATCGTCAACAGTAATGGTACTTATGTTGAGGGCGTGCAATATGCGTTATCGCGCTTTTCTCGGCTCGATAATGTCTATAGCTATTTAGATATAGCTCACTCGGGTTGGTTAGGTTGGGATACCAATATGCGCGGAGCAATCGACCTGTATACCAGTGTAGTTGCAGGTGTTGCAGATGGCGACATGTCCGTACTCGATGGATTTATCTCAAATGTAGCGAACTACACCCCGGCAGAAGAGATATTTTTACCCGACCCAGAGTTTGATTTTGATGGTGACTTCATGGGAATTAAATCCAGCAGTTACTACGAGTGGAATCCGGTATTTGATGAAAAAGATTTCGCTCAATCCCTACACGCAGAATTTGTCGCCAAAGGGTTTCCAACAAGCTTAGCCATGCTGATCGACACCTCACGTAATGGTTGGGGCGCATCCGATAGACCAACCTCCCCTAACGAAGATGCCAGCAATGAAGATCAATATGTCATGGATAGTAAGCTAGACCGCCGTGCCCATCGAGGTAATTGGTGCAACTCAAGCGGAGCAGGAATAGGGGCTAGACCTGAAACTCTCCCATTTGGTAGCACTAGTGTGATTCAGGCTTATGTGTGGATAAAGCCTCCAGGGGAGTCTGATGGTACCAGCGATGCATCTCAAACCACTCCCGACGAGGAAGGAAAAAGCTTCGATCCCATGTGCAGCCCAGAATTTACCACCTCCGGCGGCGTGTTAACCGGTGCCATGAATGGAGCACCATCTGCTGGTGCCTGGTTCCATGAGCAATTTAAAATGCTGGTAGAAAATGCTCATCCAGAGCTTTAG
- the rpoD gene encoding RNA polymerase sigma factor RpoD has product MEHTPQSQLKLLLAKGKEQGYLTYAEVNDHLPADMVDADQIEDIVQMINDMGIRVYEQAPDADEIMMTEDSTDDDAAEEAAAALATVEAELGRTTDPVRMYMREMGTVELLTREGEIVIAKRIEEGIYTVQASVAEYPPAIASILDQFDRYEAEEVRLSDIISGFIDPNAADIAPTATHIGSDLSQSERDKDDSKDDSKDDDEDEEEEGPKGPDPEESKERFTQLREVHENTLKIIADKGRGHPEATVALFEIGELFKEFRLMPKQFDRLVKNMRATMDKVRVQERLIMKLCVEQAKMPKKNFVKGYTADESSIAWFDTELASKKPYAEGLKMIEPDVRRCRFKLDIIEKETGLAIASIKDINRRMSIGEAKARRAKKEMVEANLRLVISIAKKYTNRGLQFLDLIQEGNIGLMKAVDKFEYRRGYKFSTYATWWIRQAITRSIADQARTIRIPVHMIETINKLNRISRQMLQEMGREPTPEELAERMLMPEDKIRKVLKIAKEPISMETPIGDDEDSHLGDFIEDTTLELPLDSATGESLRNATHEVLAGLTAREAKVLRMRFGIDMNTDHTLEEVGKQFDVTRERIRQIEAKALRKLRHPSRSEILKSFLDE; this is encoded by the coding sequence ATGGAGCACACTCCTCAGTCGCAACTTAAATTGTTGCTAGCTAAAGGTAAAGAGCAAGGCTACTTAACCTATGCAGAAGTGAATGATCACTTGCCTGCTGATATGGTCGATGCAGACCAGATCGAAGATATTGTCCAGATGATTAATGACATGGGTATTCGCGTCTATGAACAGGCGCCGGATGCTGATGAAATCATGATGACAGAAGACAGCACAGATGATGATGCTGCAGAAGAAGCTGCCGCTGCACTTGCAACGGTAGAGGCCGAGCTTGGTCGTACAACAGATCCAGTCCGCATGTATATGCGTGAAATGGGTACTGTTGAACTTCTTACCCGTGAAGGCGAGATCGTTATCGCTAAACGTATCGAAGAAGGAATTTATACCGTTCAAGCATCGGTCGCTGAGTACCCTCCAGCGATTGCCTCGATCCTCGATCAGTTCGATCGCTATGAAGCCGAAGAAGTTCGTCTATCCGATATCATCTCAGGTTTTATCGACCCTAATGCCGCTGATATTGCCCCAACGGCTACTCACATTGGTTCAGATTTGTCACAAAGTGAGCGCGACAAAGATGACTCAAAGGATGACTCGAAGGATGATGATGAAGATGAAGAAGAGGAAGGTCCAAAAGGACCGGATCCTGAAGAATCTAAAGAGCGCTTCACTCAGCTAAGAGAAGTACATGAGAACACGCTGAAGATCATCGCAGACAAAGGTCGTGGCCATCCTGAAGCAACCGTTGCCCTGTTTGAGATTGGTGAATTATTTAAAGAATTCCGTCTCATGCCTAAGCAGTTCGACCGCTTAGTCAAGAACATGCGTGCCACCATGGATAAGGTCCGTGTTCAAGAACGTTTGATCATGAAGCTCTGTGTCGAACAAGCTAAGATGCCTAAGAAAAACTTCGTTAAGGGCTATACCGCCGACGAAAGCAGCATAGCCTGGTTTGACACCGAACTCGCCTCTAAGAAACCTTATGCTGAAGGTTTAAAGATGATCGAGCCTGACGTTCGTCGTTGTCGCTTCAAGCTCGATATTATCGAGAAAGAAACCGGACTCGCGATTGCGTCTATCAAAGACATCAACCGTCGTATGTCGATCGGTGAAGCTAAGGCTCGTCGCGCTAAGAAAGAGATGGTAGAAGCTAACTTACGTCTGGTTATCTCTATCGCTAAAAAGTACACCAACCGTGGTTTGCAGTTCCTGGATCTTATTCAGGAAGGTAACATCGGCTTGATGAAAGCGGTTGATAAGTTCGAATATCGTCGTGGTTATAAGTTCTCAACCTACGCTACTTGGTGGATCCGTCAGGCGATCACTCGCTCAATTGCCGATCAGGCAAGAACGATTCGTATCCCAGTGCATATGATTGAGACAATTAACAAGTTGAACCGTATTTCTCGTCAGATGCTACAGGAAATGGGCCGCGAGCCGACTCCTGAAGAGCTGGCTGAGCGTATGCTGATGCCTGAAGATAAGATCCGTAAGGTACTTAAGATTGCCAAAGAGCCTATCTCAATGGAAACACCTATCGGTGATGACGAAGATTCGCACTTAGGTGATTTCATCGAGGATACCACTCTCGAACTGCCTTTGGACTCAGCAACAGGCGAGAGCCTACGAAACGCAACTCACGAAGTATTAGCAGGTCTAACGGCCCGTGAAGCTAAGGTATTGCGTATGCGTTTCGGTATCGACATGAACACCGACCATACTCTCGAAGAGGTTGGTAAGCAGTTTGACGTAACCCGTGAGCGTATTCGTCAAATTGAAGCTAAGGCGCTGCGTAAACTACGTCACCCTTCTCGCTCAGAAATCCTCAAGTCTTTCCTTGATGAGTAA
- the dnaG gene encoding DNA primase, translating to MAIPRDFINELVARIDIVDQIDAKVPLKKAGKNHSACCPFHSEKSPSFTVSRDKQFYHCFGCGAHGNVIDFVMEYDRLDFIDAIEELAGQLGLEVPREQGTGKKRDEGLSRDLYQLMEEASRHFQSQLRQDKDKQKVLDYLEHRGLSEKVIADFNIGFAPEGWDGLLSRYRQSQDSQDKLLTAGMVIENDSGRRYDRFRDRLMFPIRDRRGRVIGFGGRVLGDGTPKYLNSPETPIFHKGYELYGLYELKQRHRDPQRVLIVEGYMDVVALAQFDVDYAVASLGTATTAEQFQLLLRSAKEVICCYDGDRAGVEAAWRALETALPLLKPGNQVKFMFLPQGEDPDTMVRQVGKEAFESQIDDAKALPEFLFETLAKRHGADKGTLAKQAISLIEKVQDTVLQSLLLENLAYKLGMNGADELRRKLGFSSKKQGHTLQNKALKGRGTPLRLAIALLVQHPMLGEGLPVQPALKHIKMAGVDLLIHLLDITRVQVKNSAQLLEQYRDAPQLSTLKKLTRWEHQVADENLQQEFRKTLIWLNNQYIEQRYQELSLKQNHTKEERIQLSKLITVIQGLN from the coding sequence ATGGCGATACCTCGTGATTTTATCAATGAGCTAGTAGCTCGCATCGATATTGTCGACCAGATCGACGCTAAGGTGCCCCTAAAAAAGGCGGGTAAAAACCACTCTGCCTGTTGTCCGTTTCATAGTGAAAAATCACCTTCTTTTACCGTCAGTAGAGATAAGCAGTTCTACCATTGTTTCGGCTGTGGTGCCCATGGCAATGTCATCGACTTCGTTATGGAATACGACCGTCTCGATTTTATCGATGCTATAGAAGAACTAGCAGGACAGCTGGGTCTCGAAGTGCCACGGGAACAAGGTACAGGTAAGAAACGCGACGAGGGATTGAGCCGCGACTTGTATCAATTGATGGAAGAAGCAAGCCGACATTTTCAGAGCCAACTTAGACAAGATAAAGACAAACAAAAGGTGCTTGATTATCTGGAGCATCGTGGCTTATCCGAAAAAGTGATAGCAGACTTCAACATCGGATTCGCACCAGAGGGTTGGGATGGTTTACTCAGTCGCTACCGACAGAGTCAGGATTCCCAAGATAAGCTACTCACTGCGGGAATGGTGATAGAGAACGATAGCGGCAGACGTTACGATCGATTTCGCGACCGGTTAATGTTCCCTATTCGTGACAGACGAGGCCGAGTTATTGGTTTCGGTGGAAGAGTTTTAGGTGATGGTACTCCCAAATACTTGAATTCTCCGGAAACGCCCATATTTCATAAGGGCTATGAGTTATATGGACTCTATGAGCTTAAACAGCGCCACAGAGATCCCCAGCGAGTACTTATAGTCGAAGGCTATATGGACGTGGTCGCACTAGCACAGTTTGATGTTGACTACGCAGTAGCCTCTCTCGGTACTGCAACCACAGCAGAGCAATTTCAACTCTTATTGCGTAGCGCTAAAGAGGTCATCTGTTGTTACGACGGTGACAGAGCCGGAGTAGAAGCCGCATGGCGCGCATTAGAAACCGCATTGCCACTGCTAAAACCCGGCAACCAAGTTAAATTTATGTTCCTGCCTCAAGGTGAAGATCCAGATACCATGGTTCGTCAGGTAGGAAAAGAAGCATTCGAAAGTCAGATTGATGATGCCAAAGCACTCCCCGAGTTTCTTTTTGAGACTTTAGCCAAGCGCCATGGCGCCGATAAAGGGACATTAGCCAAGCAAGCCATTAGTTTGATTGAGAAAGTACAAGACACAGTTCTACAAAGTTTACTGCTGGAAAACCTAGCCTATAAACTTGGAATGAACGGTGCGGATGAATTAAGAAGAAAGTTGGGATTCTCCTCTAAAAAGCAGGGTCACACTCTTCAAAATAAAGCGTTAAAAGGACGAGGAACCCCATTACGATTAGCCATCGCATTGCTAGTACAACATCCTATGTTAGGTGAAGGACTGCCCGTGCAGCCAGCGCTGAAACACATCAAGATGGCCGGCGTAGATTTGCTGATCCACTTGCTAGACATTACTCGTGTACAAGTTAAAAACAGCGCACAACTACTTGAACAGTACAGGGATGCTCCGCAATTAAGCACCCTAAAAAAACTGACCCGCTGGGAACATCAAGTGGCGGATGAAAACTTGCAGCAAGAGTTTAGAAAAACCCTGATCTGGCTCAATAACCAATATATTGAGCAACGATATCAGGAATTGAGTCTAAAACAGAACCATACTAAAGAAGAAAGGATTCAGCTAAGCAAGCTGATCACAGTAATACAAGGGCTGAATTAA
- a CDS encoding GatB/YqeY domain-containing protein, translated as MSLVDQLKSQMIDAMRAKAKVRLMTIRMALAAVKQIEVDTRETLTDDQAIAVLTKMVKQRRDSIAQYAAAGRDELAAIEAEEIKVLEVFLPQPLTEEEIAVLVDASIQEMGASSMADMGKVMGALKPKVLGRADMAAIGAMIRAKLK; from the coding sequence ATGAGCCTAGTTGATCAGCTAAAAAGCCAAATGATAGACGCCATGCGTGCCAAAGCTAAGGTACGCTTGATGACTATCCGTATGGCGCTAGCCGCCGTCAAACAGATTGAAGTGGACACCCGCGAAACTCTAACTGACGACCAAGCTATAGCTGTCTTAACCAAAATGGTTAAACAGCGTCGTGATTCGATTGCACAATATGCTGCAGCCGGACGTGACGAACTAGCAGCAATTGAAGCAGAAGAGATCAAGGTTCTTGAAGTCTTCCTGCCTCAGCCTCTTACTGAAGAGGAAATTGCCGTTTTAGTTGATGCAAGCATCCAAGAGATGGGCGCATCCTCCATGGCGGATATGGGCAAAGTAATGGGCGCATTAAAACCTAAAGTCTTAGGCAGAGCTGATATGGCGGCAATAGGCGCTATGATCAGAGCTAAACTTAAGTAA
- the rpsU gene encoding 30S ribosomal protein S21 yields the protein MPIIKVRENEPFDVALRRFKRSCEKAGILADVRAREYYEKPTTARKRAKAAAVKRLAKKLSRENARRVRLY from the coding sequence ATGCCAATAATTAAAGTACGCGAAAACGAACCATTTGACGTAGCTCTACGTCGTTTTAAGCGCTCTTGTGAAAAAGCTGGAATCTTAGCTGATGTGCGCGCTCGTGAGTATTACGAGAAGCCAACAACTGCACGTAAGCGTGCTAAAGCCGCTGCAGTTAAGCGTCTTGCAAAGAAGCTTTCTCGTGAAAACGCTCGTCGCGTACGTTTATACTAA
- the tsaD gene encoding tRNA (adenosine(37)-N6)-threonylcarbamoyltransferase complex transferase subunit TsaD, giving the protein MRVLGIETSCDETGIAVYDDELGLLSHTLYSQVKLHADYGGVVPELASRDHVRKVVPLIKQALADANSTMDDIDGVAYTTGPGLVGALLVGACVGRSLAYSWDKPAVGVHHMEGHLLAPMLEDNVPEYPFLALLVSGGHTMMVAVEGIGQYEVLGESVDDAAGEAFDKTAKLMGLDYPGGPRLAKLAEKGETGHYRFPRPMTDKPGLNFSFSGLKTFAANTIAKEPDDEQTRANIALAFEEAVVDTLSIKCRRALKQTDYTRLVIAGGVSANSRLRTSLAEMMKNLGGEVFYPRGEFCTDNGAMIAYAGLQRLKAGHTEDLGVKGMPRWPLDSLPPL; this is encoded by the coding sequence ATGCGGGTTTTAGGTATTGAAACATCTTGCGATGAAACAGGAATAGCCGTTTATGATGACGAGCTGGGCCTGTTATCTCACACACTATATAGCCAGGTAAAGTTACATGCCGATTACGGCGGGGTTGTGCCTGAGCTGGCATCTCGAGATCATGTAAGAAAAGTTGTGCCCTTGATCAAGCAGGCACTTGCCGATGCTAACAGCACAATGGATGACATCGACGGGGTCGCTTATACCACAGGTCCTGGCTTGGTTGGTGCCTTATTAGTCGGTGCCTGTGTGGGTCGATCATTAGCCTATTCATGGGACAAGCCTGCCGTAGGTGTACATCATATGGAAGGCCACCTCTTAGCGCCTATGCTAGAGGACAATGTGCCTGAGTATCCTTTTCTAGCGCTGTTAGTATCCGGCGGACATACCATGATGGTGGCCGTTGAAGGTATTGGACAATATGAAGTGCTTGGCGAGTCTGTTGACGATGCAGCAGGTGAAGCATTCGATAAAACTGCGAAACTTATGGGGCTAGATTACCCAGGTGGGCCAAGGTTAGCTAAGCTGGCTGAGAAAGGTGAGACTGGCCACTACCGTTTCCCTCGTCCTATGACGGATAAGCCAGGCTTAAATTTCAGTTTTTCTGGTTTGAAGACCTTTGCCGCTAATACTATCGCCAAAGAGCCGGATGATGAACAGACCCGAGCTAATATCGCCTTAGCCTTCGAAGAAGCGGTTGTTGATACACTCTCTATCAAGTGTCGCCGTGCGCTAAAACAAACTGACTATACTCGTTTAGTGATTGCCGGAGGAGTGAGCGCAAATTCACGCCTGCGCACCTCGCTAGCCGAGATGATGAAAAATCTAGGTGGGGAAGTCTTCTATCCTAGAGGCGAGTTCTGTACCGATAATGGTGCCATGATCGCCTATGCAGGCTTGCAGAGATTGAAGGCCGGTCACACAGAGGACTTAGGTGTCAAAGGTATGCCTCGTTGGCCCCTAGACTCGCTGCCTCCGCTCTAG
- the plsY gene encoding glycerol-3-phosphate 1-O-acyltransferase PlsY translates to MTITVLTLVMMLTAYLAGSISSAVLVCQMRGLPDPRTQGSGNPGATNVLRIGGASSAAMVLLFDMLKGAIPAYLAFRIGVDPVSLGLIAVSACVGHIFPVFFKFKGGKGVATAFGAMAPIGNDFALALITTWIVMVLISRYSSLAAIITAMLAPAYTWYLDDRFIIPVSMLSALIVIRHKDNIHRLLKGEESKVSRKKKDKT, encoded by the coding sequence TTGACCATAACAGTACTCACTCTGGTAATGATGTTGACCGCCTATCTGGCTGGCTCAATTTCCAGTGCCGTGCTCGTTTGTCAAATGCGTGGACTGCCCGACCCTCGCACACAAGGCTCTGGTAATCCTGGGGCGACCAATGTCCTGCGCATTGGCGGAGCCAGCTCCGCTGCTATGGTGCTCTTGTTTGACATGCTCAAAGGCGCCATCCCCGCCTATCTCGCCTTCCGTATAGGTGTCGACCCAGTCTCACTGGGCCTTATTGCCGTCTCCGCCTGCGTTGGCCATATATTTCCTGTCTTCTTTAAATTCAAGGGTGGAAAAGGAGTCGCAACCGCATTCGGCGCCATGGCCCCTATCGGTAATGACTTCGCCCTTGCTTTGATAACCACCTGGATAGTCATGGTATTAATCAGCCGATACTCCTCACTCGCTGCGATTATCACTGCCATGCTGGCCCCCGCCTACACCTGGTACCTAGATGACAGATTTATCATCCCGGTTTCCATGCTCTCAGCATTAATAGTCATCAGGCACAAAGATAATATTCACCGACTATTAAAAGGCGAAGAATCTAAGGTGTCCCGCAAGAAGAAAGATAAAACCTAA
- the folB gene encoding dihydroneopterin aldolase has protein sequence MDRVLIRQLKIETVIGIYEWEKKIHQNLLIDLDMAWDNKPAADTDDYQYALCYETVSNRLIALITEKPIELIETVAEMIASCLMDEFNVPWVKVTVMKPGAVPTAAAVGVEIERGYC, from the coding sequence ATGGACAGAGTATTAATACGACAGTTAAAAATAGAAACTGTTATCGGGATCTATGAGTGGGAAAAGAAGATCCATCAGAACTTGTTGATTGATTTGGATATGGCTTGGGATAATAAGCCAGCGGCGGATACCGATGATTATCAGTATGCCTTGTGTTATGAGACGGTATCGAATCGACTAATCGCCTTGATAACCGAAAAGCCAATTGAACTCATCGAAACCGTAGCCGAGATGATCGCTAGCTGCTTAATGGATGAATTTAATGTGCCTTGGGTAAAGGTGACTGTGATGAAGCCGGGCGCTGTGCCTACTGCGGCTGCTGTTGGTGTTGAGATTGAGCGAGGTTATTGTTAG
- the folK gene encoding 2-amino-4-hydroxy-6-hydroxymethyldihydropteridine diphosphokinase — translation MLSRVYISLGSNIEPERYLKSGLNDLSSHFGQLLLSSVYESEAVGFEGSNFLNMVVGVDTDLSISELVSLFKQIEQDNGRLVGAKKFASRTLDLDLLLYDDMATLDPVELPRAEILTNAFVLWPMAELAPDLVHPLVDISYQTLWDEYDKNQQRLWPIPFSWTQVQADEASMINSL, via the coding sequence ATGTTATCGCGTGTCTATATCAGCTTAGGCAGTAATATCGAGCCTGAGCGCTACCTTAAGTCTGGATTAAATGATCTTAGTTCTCATTTTGGCCAGCTGCTGCTCTCCTCTGTGTATGAAAGTGAAGCCGTTGGATTTGAAGGCAGTAACTTTTTAAATATGGTGGTTGGCGTCGATACCGATTTGAGCATAAGTGAGCTAGTGTCCTTGTTTAAGCAGATAGAACAAGACAATGGCCGTCTGGTAGGGGCTAAAAAGTTTGCTTCTAGGACATTGGATCTGGATCTCTTACTCTATGATGACATGGCAACACTCGATCCTGTCGAGCTGCCGAGAGCTGAAATCTTAACCAATGCCTTCGTGCTATGGCCTATGGCTGAGCTGGCACCTGATTTAGTTCATCCTTTGGTAGATATTAGCTATCAAACCCTGTGGGATGAATATGATAAAAATCAGCAAAGACTTTGGCCGATCCCATTTAGCTGGACTCAGGTCCAGGCAGATGAAGCCTCAATGATTAACTCACTCTAA